Genomic segment of Dromaius novaehollandiae isolate bDroNov1 chromosome 6, bDroNov1.hap1, whole genome shotgun sequence:
CAGTGCTTTTTATCTAATCTCTAGTTAAAATACACCTCTGAAGGAGGCATAGGTGATTTCAAATAGCATTGTTTTAAGTATATCATTACCTCCAGTGAGCCATGAGGTTTCCTGAATGTTTGACCTGAAGTTAAACTCTAATCGCTACCTCCTTAGGACTATTAGACAGGTTATCTTTTAGGGAAAGTTCTAAGTGGTACCTACTGCAACGGTAGGTTGGGTCTTATTATCTGATCATTTGCCTTAACAATTATTTTCTGGTACTCTACACCTGTGTTTCTATTTCTAAATcttgtaaaatattaaatagtcACTTCCTGTCACTGTATAAATATAGAGCACCTGACCAGAACAAATGACCAGCAGGATACTTTCAGTTACCCTAGGGACTGGCTAGATCAATAACAACAAAGCAGTCTTTAGGATAACCCTGCTAGcctgctgttttctttgctgGCAGATGTATTAGGTCAACTTTTCTTTGCAGCTGGAACAGCAATGGCTTGTCAGTGAACTCTGCAGGCACTCCAGGAGCCTTCAGCAGCCTCTCCCCATTACCTTCAAGTGGGACTTTTAAAGGTTCTTGTGATGAAGTACAGCCTCTCATGCATACTTCAGTTCAGATAAAAATTCTATTAACAATCTGTTGTTAATTAGCATTTATTATTTCACCCTGTTTATCTGGGAATTCCCAAAAACTTTATTCCACACTGACAGTCTAAGGGaataagaaaagcaagcaaagtatttttccCAAACCATTAATTGGTTAGTGTGTATTAACAAGCAATGGAATTGTTTTCTGTATGTCAGAAACCTGTCTGCAGTAAGTTACTGCCCATTACTCACCTGACCTTGCTAAAATGCATGGAATTCTGGGACTCTCCCAATCCCATATGCTGTTCAGTTCCATTTTATCTGCAAGTTGTTCATAGCTAGTGAGGTCTGGTCTAGCCCTTCTTGCCCATAGGCTGTATCTGCATTACTCTCCAAAATAACTGTCAGTTAGACACATCAACTGTCACAGATGTCCTCACAAAGAGTGAGATAGGTAATGATGTGGACAAAGGTGAATATTAAAATCACTGCCAACACTAGTAATTTGCACttcagcaaaggcaaaaataCAAAAGCATTAAAGATTGCACTGAAAACAGTCTACTCCGCACTGTGTTCAGCTTTGAGTATTTAAAATGGCATGAAAAAAGGCTTTTCATGACAACCAGAATAAGACAGCTGGGCAGTCTATGTTAAGCAAGTTTAAAATGTATGTAAGGAAACGCATCATATAGTGCTAAATGGTGTAAGATTATAAGGAAATGCATCATAAAATGCTATATAATTACATGCTGCCAACTTTTTGCTTAATTTTGAATTAACTAGTTTTTGTAACCACTAGCACCTCACTCTATGCAATCTGTTGAAGCAAATTTTTATCTGTCCCCTTATGTTTTCACCAGACATACTGTTTTAGGATACTTACCCAagtggaattaaaaaaagaaacaaacagcagagTAACTATATTCAGTAGCTTGACTTCCTTTAAAGCTTTGCCAATAAGTATTAATTGTTTGAAGCTTTAATATTACTAATAAATAATGTCTAGTAAAAGCAGTTTATAAATtgaccagttttttttttttttttttaatgaaagacttGGTAGTTACTCCTCCAAACTCGGAACTATTGGAAGCTTTTAGAAACTGCCTCCACATCAGTCAAAAAAAATTCATAACCATGAACAAGGTTTCATAATTACAAAAGTGGGTAAAAGCAAAGTTCCTAAATAAGGCAGAGCAGGGTGAGTGGATAAAGAAGGGAGCTAGAGAACAACAATGACGAAAGTCTAGGACTtcatttaaaaaactgattttaatATAAAGCTGAATACAAAAATAGCCCACTCTACAGTTATCTGCAACAAATCCTCAAGGTTTTCCTCAGTCAATTCCCTGACAGCTTGGCAAGCGCTTGTTTTCGCTGTTCTGCTGTCATATATTCGCAGGCTTCCAAAATATTTACTATAATTAAAGTCTGTTGAACTGTTTTTGCTTTTACCCATATTCTTCCATTCATTCCCAGCACCAGCTCAAAAGGGTACAACTGTGACAACTCCTGAATTATTTCACATTTGGGAGCCAAAAGTCTGtaatcaagattaaaaaaaaaaaaaaaaaaaaagaagtcagagaaGAAATAAATGCGCACATTTGATAAACACTGCAGTATTAACAGTCAAAAACCAAACCACACTACTGGTATTATGGAAGCAGTTCCAAAAGCTAAGATGATCAGTTTGCATATGCACCCAAAATAGTGATTTTTAATTTTCCCCTCATATAAAGCATCTGTGCACATAAATAAAGACAGCACCAGTTAATTTATAGTTATTTTTCTGATTACTTATATTCAGAAGTAATACCTGATAAATTCACAGTGAATTGATACTTTAATAACAGTTCTAGAATTTAATAAATTCTAAAACTACAGTTTGACAAAGTGACATTTTTAGAGTGTTGCTATTTATGAATTTGACCCCAGAGTTAAAGATGTGTCTTTCAAAACAAGGCTTCCCTTCTGCTGCTTCAGAATATTAACGCAGCAgtaaaagcagaatattttgagTCTATCAGGTGACAGCATACTGAAAAAGACAAGTGTCGAGAATATTGTAATACATCTAGGTTTGTATCAAGAAACAATAAGCTTTCTCAAGGAAGAAACAAACATACCGAGAATAATTTACTCATTTTGTAATATACTGCTATGTCTTTACACTCACATacagataaaaatatgaaaaacaagcaCAAAGCTGCAAGATAGTTCATCTTAGTATGCACTGACAGCTGACAGGACAAGTAATAGTAGGCAGGcaaataattatttataaaaaCAGGTATGAAATATCTAATCAAAATATTAAGACCAATCCCATTTTCCCTTTCTATGTTGTTTTTCCTAAAGAAAGCTTTGTTATCATTTATCCAGATCATCTGGTACTCTTTGATAATCACAGAAGTCTTGTATTTATGCTAACATAATGTCACCCAAACTCTGGGGTCATTTTAAAAGTTTGTGAAATAGTTTCAGGATTAAcatgctagtttaaaaaaaaaaaaaaaaaaagcaggattttcATTTATCTGTATGTTATTTAATATACTTTTAGCTACCAAATCTTTGAAGAGTGTCATGTACTTTTCTTAGGAAGAAAAGTATTTGTACTGATGAGAAAAGATGTGTTTAATTAGCTTCAGCCAAACTGACACTACCCACTACCTAACTAAGCAGAAAAAGGGCAGTAAGCATCTCTGATTTTTAAATTCCAAACTAGTAGATATATACTTGAAACCATAGTTTGAATGTTTGACTTCCCCAGGTCAATGGTTTTATTTACTGCTTTGACAGCATGTAActccagtttttttttaaagtccataaaatgcaaaacagaatataaatGCACTAAAACAATTATGCACCTTGGTGACTGAACAGCTTACATGACTCAGAGGAACAAGCTGTGAGTATCCTACCTAGAACTACAACATTACATGTTAAGAGTGACTACTAATTTTCCTCAATACTTACTTTCTTATTAGACCTAAGGAAACTTTAAAGAGGAAGCCATCTTGTCCAATTACTCCCATTCcacttgctcttccactgctgtcTATACAGACCATCTCTGGTTCCATGTCTTTATTTGCTACAAGAAACTGACCATAAATAAGATCTCCCACCTGAAACAAGCAGCGTCCAGAAGCGAAAAGGATTAGAGAAGATGGTAATACTCCATGTTTGTAAGAAATACTTAAATGATAAAGATCCTCCCAAGAGAACACAAAATAGTTTTAGAGTAGTGGTCATAGAAAAATGAACTGGTATGATaataattttaatcttttttcttccaatAAAGACAACGTTCCACAGGAACAATTATCTTGTATCACTGCTAAAATCTGACAGaatcttattttcaaaaaaaaagtacagaatttTCTTTCATGGAAGTATTCCCTCTTTACCTCCCTCTTTCTAAAATACCAAGTGTGAATTCCTTCCTGTCTTCAGACTTGAAGAGAGTTAAAAGTCAAGTCTAAGCAACCCACTCTTGTAATCATTTATCAGGAGTATAAAGAAGAGCACACTAGTCCATTTCACTTCTCTTTACAGTCCATTTTACATTCTGGTGATGGTATTTcagctgaaaacagaaacactggCATTCATATACCATACAACTGTTTTCATAGCAGTGTTACAAAAAACTGTTTTCTACCAGTACCAGACAGCgtaaaaacttgttttaaaaccTCAACTTCAGAGTGCTCTCCTAGATGCACACTACTGCATGAATTTATTCTGATGCTGAGAGTATTACGGGAAGGTTAAActgtaaaaagtgaaaaaaccTGTCATCTGACAGACAACAAAAAACCACCAATTACCTGTTCTCTTAAAAACAGGAAACTAAGAAAACCCATGGCCCAATCACAAAGATCTCAGTGAAGGGCCAAGATGAAACCATTACAAATAAACTGCATTCTTCTTTTTAAGTACAGGTTAGAAAAACACCTTTTGCCAGGAGAAACCATCAAAACTTATTAGAAGCATGATGTCAAGAATAAGTGATACACTTGAAGTGTTATCACCAATAAATAAGAGCATTACCTGCACATTTGGCCTGTTTCTTTTAGTTGCACCTTCAAATGCCAGGTATGACAGAGATGCTTGCTCACTTCCACCCACATCTACTTTAAACAGGTCTCCTGCCTTGGCCGTCACTATTCCTATTACATGATCTCCCTTGACTGGGACATACTGCAAAAGAAGTTGTTGGATAAGAGAGGTCAGGCAGGAAAAACAAGTACGTTTGCAAACACGCAGGGGAGCTCCCTCCGCACctcccgccgggggggggggggggggccggggtgggctCCACGGCAACATGGCCGCGCACCGCGGGGGGCCCAAcggccgcctcgccccgcccccgtTGCCATGGTGCCCCGGCCGGGACCGCCCCCGCCGCGCAACCTTACCCGCTTCTGCTGCGAATCCACCCAGaaggcgccgcccgccgccgtgcCACCGCCCGCCTGGCGGTGCCGCAGCAGCCCGCACTTGGTGACCagcagcccggccccgctgcgcctcAGGCCCGGCCCGCAGagcagccggccccggggggccgcgCTGGCGCCCAGCCGCAGCCGCTCCCCGTCCTCGTCGGGGTGGGCGGGGAGGAGCAGCACGTCCCCCGGCAGCACCACCTGCCCCACGCAGGCCTCggccggcacgccgcgcgccgcCATCGCCCGCCACCCCACGCGCATGCGTGGGGCGGCGGCGCGTACGCAGCAAGGCGAGAGGCGCGGGCGCGGTGCGCCTGCGCactgcgggaggcggcggcgggggaggggaggcgctgcGGGCTGGGTTCTGCTCCGTGCTGGGTTCTGCTCCGTGCTGCCTCTGTGCGCGCCTTGCTGGGGAGCGGGCGTAGCGGAGGGCAGCACCGGCCTCCGGGCCTGGCGCTGTGAGGGGCGGCCCCCGAGCCTGTGGGGAGGTTAACGGGCGCCCTGGGGCCCGGCAGGCTGCCCGTGCCCCGGGTCAGCGCCGTGAGGGTGCAGCTTCTGCGCTGCGCCTGGctgttttccctttctgtaaGAGAGGCGAGGCTGTTCCTGCTTGAAAGTATAGGAGTTGTGCTCTCAAATGTCTGTGGTGTAAGTGTAAGTGTTGCTGAGCTCTTCACGTTGATTTAGACAGTTGGGAGTTAGGATGAGGAAGTAAGCTCGGTCAGGGTGGCTGCTGCCTTAACGCGGGCTTGGGAAACTTGTTTGTTGAGCAGCGGCGACATCTTCTGGCCGGAGGAAAAGATGCTGCGACTTGCATGTCGGATCACGTCAGGAAGGGTCGTTTTACCATGGCGCTAATTTTAAAGAATCCTAAAATTATATTGCTCAGGCATGTATGCTGTTGAAGGGTCTTATGTAAAGGTAATAAATTACCAAAACTGAATTCTCATCTTAATTAGATGTTGCAGAACAGAGGAAGTTTTGTAAGTTTGACTATGAGAATTGTTGCATGCTATCAGGATCTCAAGCTTTTTTCTCAGTACTTCACTGAATTGTCCTTTATCCGGATCacagccttcctcttcctccttacCGATTTCTACAATGCAATTATGCTTTGTTAATAATGTGTTTTACAGCAATATCTGTTTCTAGTATATCTTTTATACCTATTATGTATTATATAAGAAATAGCAAAGCCAGCTTCTTACAGCTGTTAAAACCGATTTTTGGAAGGTATGCTTCATTATTCTGGTTCAGTCTTTCATTCTGGAAAATGTTGCTAGGGAAAGACTTCAAGATAATGCCAGTACAGTTAAGCTTCAGAAGTAATAGGACAGACACTTTATTTGTTCTTTAAACTGCAAATTATTTGAGCTTTTTTTATTACCTGGTTAAAAGTTACCAGTAAAACAGATAACTGGCCAAGTAGGTGAATGACTGTCAGCCAAGAAGTTTGTCAGTTAGGAGAAAAGATCAGTCTGCTTTAATGCTGaaagcttaattttaagcatgggGCATCACAGCTTTATTTAGAAAGATACCTTGTACTTGGCTAGAAGATCCTTATTCAGTTTTAGCTCAGGTTCCTTATGCTAAAATTccaataatattttctttcctgaattgGCTTCTAGTTTAATTCTATCTAATACAGTTTTCTAGTTTATTGTATCTATATATCTGTATGGATAAAGAATGATTTGTCTCTAGATTAACCAGGAAGGATCTGTATGTTGCCAGATCCAGAACTGATTAAAGATGTAATGTTTTACTTTGTTGGTGGATGTTCTCTtctgttataaaaagaaaatgttcacagAGAGATGTagttaaatgcatttaaatgagTTTTCCAGGAGGAATCCCCACAGCAACTCCAAGGAGTGACAGCAGTTACTTTATTCTTGCTGAAACTGATGCATTGTCCTACAGGTATATGCTGAAAATCTTTTATAAGGTATGCATGCAATGCATTTGAGTGACTGGGGCAGAAAAATATCAAGAACATTAACTGTAGTATTGTAATGAAAATGCTGATTAGCTTTGTATCACAAGGTTTATACTTAGTTTGATGAAGATTCCTCAAGCTCTGTAAGGAAGCCAAGACAGAGGCAACTAGTTTCTAGTAAAGGTAGTGAGATTTTGCCATTGACCACAGTGTGAACAGCTTCAGATGCTGGAGTATGCTATGCATGTTGTCACCTCATAGCTCATCTCCAAGTTTGTTATTTCCAGCTACTCCCGTGTTGTTGTCGTCCCGTGTGTGTGTAATGTCAGTCAGGGCAGAGCCAGCCTCTGCAACCTCCTTTGTGTTATTCATTGCCGATGGTGACTTTGGGACCTGCAAAGTCAGTAGACCAATGTTTTAAAGCATAGGCCAGCTAGATTCCCAGCTTGGGAGTCCAGGTGGGACCATTAGATCATTTTGCCTGGGCTGTTCTGCCTGGTTAGCTTTTAGTGAAGCGTGAGCTCAACAGCACGTTTGCTAAAATGTGTCTTTAAGAAGATGAGGTTCTGGTCTGAAGATGAGATGCTTAATGGACATTTTGCAGTTTGTTCCACTGGTTAGTGGAACCCCTGTAAAAATCTCTACCTAATTACCACGTTGGATTTTTCTAGCTTCATCTCCCACTCATTTGGTTCTTGTTAGCTCTTTTGAACTAATTGGGAGAACTTTTAATATTCATTACTTGGCTCTATGAAAGCACTTCTAGGCTATAATCTTTGCCTCTCAAACGTAATAAACTAAACATATGGAAATCCTCAAATCTGTTTTGCAAAGCAGACCTTAAAAAGATATTTGTGCCTCCTTGCTAACGTGTTTTTTGATTTAAAGATCATTTCTGATGTCAGGCACCAACACCGCATGCAGTACTCTTATCTTCTGTCTCATTAATGCCAAACCCAGAAATAAACCTCCCTTCGCGGCCAGACTtgctttgatatttttgtttaatagCGAATCCGCTTCGCCGCGTCACCCACGCGCCCCGGATGCCTTTTAAAAACATTCCTCCCGCTGAGGCGACGGCTCTGTGGGGAGGCCGCGCCCCTGCCCACGTGGTACCGCTACGCAGGGCCCTTCCGCCAATCGCGTGCCTCTTGGCGGGCGCTCACGAGCGGCGTCGCTTAGCAACGCAGCGCGTCCTGTGGCCGGCGCCGGGCGCCGTTGTGGCCGTTACGTCCGTTACGGCGCTGGAGCGGGTGGAGAGCCGTTGGGGCTGAGGGACGGTCGGTAGCAGTGGGGAGGGAGGCCGCCTTCACGCGGGGGTCTCAGGGGGCCTCGCGAGCTAGCTCCGGGCCTGCCCCCTTGAGAGCCGGTGTCAAGGGGAAGGGTGAGGGAGGCTTTATATCCGCGGCCCTTGCGACAGCATGAAACGCTCTGGCCGTGTTTGCGCGGCGGGTTGGGAAGCCGTACTGCTTCACGGATCTTAAACCTTAAAGTTTGCTTTGTTCAAATTAAAATCTGTCCTTAAACATTGATGGAACCACTTCACTGTTCTTCAAATACCTATATAGAAGGTTTTTTATGTCCTGTTGCTGTTCTAAGGTTTTGCTATCATGTTGACCTATCATTACCTGCTTATTTCCAAGCAGTTTTGGAATGCCACACGCCTAGACTGTAAGAGGGGTTTTGAGCATTTGTTCTTCTGCAGTACTTAGTATAATTCATCCATCACTGGAGCTTTTAAGAACTAAAGCAACATTAAATTTAAATAACTTTCTTATATTAATTGtgagtttcaggaaaacagaaaagaggctTTCCAActcactgtattttaaatttcatATATAGCAGAATAATTAGATGTTATTTATATCTGCTCTATGCTTATAAGTTGTTTTGATATAGAAATGGATGAAATCATTAAGCCAGTCTTCCCCTCAAACAGGTCCATAAAACAGATCCGGAATGTAAATATACTTAAAAAGTGAGTGGCAAAATCACTCAAAGACTGAGGAAATTATAAAATCTTAAGGGAGTTAGCTGCATATGATGTGCACTCTGTTAGCAAAATATGGATGAGTTACTGGGATGCTCTCTGGATGTAGCAGTATTTCCTGTGGGTATGCCAGATTTATAGCCAAGGTTTATGTGTATATGGACTACGGATGCATAAAACATATACATTCAAATGATATATAGATGTTTCTGAGACTTCAACCCTATTTTGTATATCCCTTTCATGGCTGATGTAAAGCAAACCCGCAAATCCTATTTTGAATGGTCTGTGTTAAGCTGCCTGCTGCACTTGTTCTCCGACTACTTGATCACCCAGTGGCAAACAAGTTAGTCACCTATACAGCAAAGTCTCTTTTCCTCATACCAGCGTATTTGACTATtgctggggagaagagagagaataaTATGTTAGTAAACAAGCATAGTGCAACAACAGTGATTCCTTCTGGCCATCTCTGTGAATGTGGCATGAATGAATTGGCTCAAGTCAAGCTTGAGCTGAGACAGAATCTTTTTTACCCCACCCACTTGCTTAGATTTTCCCTGTGTGAAAGAAGACAGTGTTCCAACTCTTTCATGCAAAATCCCTTATAATGGTTATTTTTAACTAAAACTGAATTGCTGGTCCTGTTACTCTCTTATGTAAATCGATCCATTCTCAGTTGTGAGGAGGTTGCACTTCTTAGTTGATCTAAAATAATTGATTTAAATTATGGCACAGAATATACAGAGTTCTCCTTTCCAAATATGCCTTTTGCCTATATCAATGACACTGCCATTCCATCACAGCTTTCTGATTTGCAAGCTTGCATAGCTTGTATGTCAGTTTAAGTGCCGAGCCTTGAACTTTATAGTACTTTTAATTTCTACCTTCTAACTTACATACATCTATTCTTTGTCAATAACAAAGAAGGAGAGTTGGTGGATAAAAAGTTTCCCATTCATTTTGCTGGTCatactaatttttttatttatatgcacaAGAATTGGTTTCAGTCAGTTCACAGTCTATTTGAAGGAATGTTCTTAGAGGTGTTGCTTATGAAACACTTTcttaaaagaacaaatgaaaaagttAATAGTAATGCTTTAGCTGAGATTATAGCTCTGTGCAATTGTAATGTCTATGTATTGTTCACATACAAAGTTAGTTCCTATTTTGAAGAGATAACTGTCCAGCAAGACAAATGTGTAAAAGGGGAAATAGAAGCAAAATTCATGCAGTGGGTCAGCAGCATGTCTGGAAATCTTAACTTGTGTCCTTGGACCATACCTATTAGATAAATTagcattaataaaataaacaaaaagagtaATGCCATATTCAGTATTTGGTGCCTAAGTCGATTCTTAAAAACTTTAGTTTAAATCCGACTTGGTGGTTAATGTATGTCTGTTTGTTGTTTGCAGGTGTAAATGGAGTCTCAGTACCTGAAGAGATGCCTGGGAAATTGCTTAGTAAAGGGACTGGCAGAGGTGGTAGAGCATCGGCCAGCTGACCCAATTGAGTACCTGGCACACTGGATTTATAATTACAAGAGAATCTTAGATGAAGAACAAAAGGTGGATTTTATCTTGAGCAAAAAGTTTCATGACAATATAATCGATATTagttaatctctctctctctcttcttttttttaattgattttatgtTACCTATTTGATAATAGAGAACGTTGGAGAGGACTGAGCTGGAACAAGAACGGGAGGCAGCCCTGGAAGATCTCAAAATGttagaaaaaatgaaggaagaagaaCTTAAAATCCAGCAGAAACTTGAAGAAGAACGTCAGGTTAATAACAATTAATAATAGTTATTAATAGTTAATTATAATAGTATATAATGCTGTGGCATCTCTGTATACTTCTAATCTCTAtataatgattttaaaagaaggtgacataaaagaattattttaacctttcgaaataataaatgaaatgatTAGTCAGCAGATGGGAAAGAAAACTTAGAGACTGCGCAGTAAGATGTTATTAAAAAGATGAAGGGGCCTAAGGTAAAGAGCAACCAATTTAAGACTTCAGTAAAAAGTAACTTAAAATTAGTGAACTATCTTTACTTTGCACAAGAGCTGGTGCAAGTAAAGCTAGAAATCATTGCAAAACTTTTTTGACAGGCCCCTCCTAGGTGTTCTTGGATTTATAACTGACTGTAGTCTCAAGCTACTTCATTGTAATATCAGTATGGCAAAAAAGGTAATGAGAATGTATACACAATTACAGATTTCTGAAAATGGTTGGGAATCTCTGGGTGAACGTTGCCTGTTTAAGGTGTAGCCTTATCCAATGAGGTGTCTTGGGCTACTGGAGTATTCTGTTGGCAAAAGGCAACTTGAATCCTGTACTGTGTGGACTTGAAATATGAGAAATAATACAATAAATGTGTCTGCATTTCTGACTGTCCTTTATAGAGGAGTCTCACAAATTTGGCCACCTGTGTAACAGCCTCAGTTATGTATTTTGCTTTAGTTACGTACGTTGCTTTGGTAATGCAGAGAAGttctcttactgtttttttttttttttaacacagctaACTTTCACATGACATTAAATACAAAAGTGTAATTTTCCATACATGCTAATCTCATTAGGCCCAATTCTAGTGTAAGTTGCTTTAATTCTATTTCATTTgcgctttttttttcatttgagattTACTAATTTGCAGACCAAAAGTCATTTGCTTAAGGATTTCATGAATCATTTAAAAGAGTAAATGGAATCAAGAACATGAGGTTGTGTCTAGTGATAAATCATAGAAAAATTAATGTATTATTTCTTATAAATTGTGGGAAGGAAGTTGAAGAATACTCAGAGTAgactttggct
This window contains:
- the DYDC1 gene encoding DPY30 domain-containing protein 1 isoform X2 gives rise to the protein MESQYLKRCLGNCLVKGLAEVVEHRPADPIEYLAHWIYNYKRILDEEQKRTLERTELEQEREAALEDLKMLEKMKEEELKIQQKLEEERQEQLEREREELELQRIEKQKADKWLLQQKNQEEQEKTIAELTDRFGAPNLTRVEELDENGQSEGITDIMVESEQERSQPI
- the DYDC1 gene encoding DPY30 domain-containing protein 1 isoform X1, with translation MESQYLKRCLGNCLVKGLAEVVEHRPADPIEYLAHWIYNYKRILDEEQKRTLERTELEQEREAALEDLKMLEKMKEEELKIQQKLEEERQEQEKTIAELTDRFGAPNLTRVEELDENGQSEGITDIMVESEQERSQPI
- the EXOSC3 gene encoding exosome complex component RRP40; protein product: MRVGWRAMAARGVPAEACVGQVVLPGDVLLLPAHPDEDGERLRLGASAAPRGRLLCGPGLRRSGAGLLVTKCGLLRHRQAGGGTAAGGAFWVDSQQKRYVPVKGDHVIGIVTAKAGDLFKVDVGGSEQASLSYLAFEGATKRNRPNVQVGDLIYGQFLVANKDMEPEMVCIDSSGRASGMGVIGQDGFLFKVSLGLIRKLLAPKCEIIQELSQLYPFELVLGMNGRIWVKAKTVQQTLIIVNILEACEYMTAEQRKQALAKLSGN